One part of the Alistipes onderdonkii genome encodes these proteins:
- a CDS encoding DUF58 domain-containing protein, translated as MQQTENDILKRVRKIEIKTRGLSNEIFAGKYHTAFRGRGMSFSEVREYRAGDDVRDIDWNVTARSRKPHIKIYEEERELTMMLLVDVSASRMFGTTERLKKNIITEIAAVLAFSAAQNNDKVGCIFFSDKVEKFIPPKKGRSHILMIIRELVGFRPESAGTKLSEPVRFLTNVNKKRCTTFILSDFMDSSKDRAALDDALKIAGGKHDLVGIRVYDPRETELPDVGIVEMKDAESGRKVWVDTSSRAVREHYAEKWRQRSAQIESTLKHNRIDTAMVSTEGDYVSELIKLFKQR; from the coding sequence ATGCAGCAGACCGAGAACGATATTCTGAAACGCGTCCGGAAGATCGAGATCAAGACCCGGGGTCTTTCGAACGAGATCTTCGCCGGAAAGTACCATACGGCTTTCCGCGGACGGGGCATGTCGTTTTCCGAAGTCAGGGAGTACCGTGCGGGCGACGACGTGCGCGATATAGACTGGAACGTGACGGCGCGCTCGCGCAAACCCCACATCAAGATCTACGAGGAGGAACGCGAGCTGACGATGATGCTCCTGGTCGACGTCTCGGCATCGCGCATGTTCGGCACGACCGAACGCCTGAAGAAGAACATCATCACCGAGATCGCCGCCGTGCTGGCTTTTTCCGCCGCACAGAACAACGACAAGGTGGGCTGCATCTTCTTCTCGGACAAGGTCGAGAAGTTCATCCCCCCGAAGAAGGGGCGCAGCCACATCCTGATGATCATCCGCGAGCTGGTGGGATTCCGGCCCGAATCGGCGGGGACGAAGCTCTCGGAGCCGGTGCGGTTCCTGACCAACGTCAACAAGAAACGCTGCACGACCTTCATCCTCTCGGATTTCATGGACTCCTCGAAGGACAGGGCGGCGCTGGACGACGCGCTGAAGATCGCCGGCGGCAAGCACGACCTGGTGGGCATACGCGTCTACGACCCGCGCGAAACGGAGTTGCCGGACGTGGGAATCGTCGAGATGAAAGACGCCGAAAGCGGACGTAAGGTCTGGGTCGACACCTCGTCGCGCGCCGTGAGGGAGCATTACGCCGAAAAATGGCGGCAGCGCAGCGCACAGATCGAATCGACGCTCAAGCACAACCGCATCGACACGGCGATGGTCTCGACCGAGGGCGACTATGTGTCGGAACTGATAAAACTGTTCAAACAGCGATGA
- a CDS encoding vWA domain-containing protein: MFRFANPQYLWLLLAIPALVLIFWAAAARRRKRLARFGNPEVLEELMPEVSTGRTALKFILFCTAAVLLILAVARPQFGSKLREEKAQGVEMMLVVDVSNSMLAEDFEPNRLERTKYAINKLFDGLRQDRVGLIVFAGEPKVQLPITSDYRMAKAFAKRIDPSLVSVQGTAIGKALSQALLSFSGETEETHSRVIILVTDGENHEDDALAVAKRAAEMGIRIYTIGIGTPEGAPIQIGGEFIKDEKGDMVVSKLDEKMLSEVAGITGGAYVRSTKQSIGLDEIVKSINEMEQTELSMMRFEEFNEQYQYLLIAALVLLLAEFLLLDRRNPLLAHLNIFREK, translated from the coding sequence ATGTTCAGATTCGCAAATCCGCAATATCTCTGGCTGCTGCTGGCAATACCGGCACTGGTACTGATCTTCTGGGCAGCGGCGGCACGCCGCCGCAAAAGGCTCGCACGCTTCGGGAACCCCGAGGTGCTGGAGGAGCTGATGCCCGAGGTCTCGACCGGGCGCACCGCGCTCAAGTTCATCCTTTTCTGCACGGCCGCCGTCCTGCTCATACTGGCCGTGGCACGCCCGCAGTTCGGATCGAAGCTCCGCGAGGAGAAGGCGCAGGGCGTGGAGATGATGCTCGTGGTGGACGTCTCGAACTCGATGCTGGCCGAGGATTTCGAACCCAACCGGCTCGAACGCACCAAATATGCCATCAACAAACTTTTCGACGGGCTCAGGCAAGACCGCGTGGGGCTGATCGTCTTCGCCGGGGAACCGAAGGTACAGCTGCCCATCACGTCGGACTACCGCATGGCGAAGGCCTTCGCCAAGCGCATCGACCCGTCGCTGGTGTCGGTACAGGGCACGGCCATCGGCAAGGCGCTGTCACAGGCGCTGCTGTCGTTTTCGGGCGAAACGGAGGAGACGCACAGCCGGGTCATCATCCTGGTGACCGACGGCGAGAACCACGAGGACGACGCCCTGGCGGTAGCCAAACGCGCCGCGGAGATGGGCATACGCATCTACACCATCGGCATCGGCACGCCCGAAGGCGCCCCGATCCAGATCGGCGGGGAGTTCATCAAGGACGAGAAGGGCGACATGGTCGTCTCGAAGCTCGACGAGAAGATGCTCTCCGAGGTGGCCGGGATCACGGGCGGCGCCTACGTGCGTTCGACCAAGCAGTCGATCGGCCTCGACGAGATCGTAAAGAGCATCAACGAAATGGAACAGACCGAGTTGTCGATGATGCGTTTCGAGGAGTTCAACGAGCAGTACCAATACCTGCTCATCGCAGCGCTCGTGCTGCTGCTGGCGGAGTTCCTGCTGCTCGACCGCCGCAACCCGCTGCTGGCGCACCTCAACATTTTCCGCGAGAAGTAA
- a CDS encoding tetratricopeptide repeat protein, with the protein MYKLIYTAVFLLAALGASAQNMPERSEVRRGNRQYNKGNYEKSIERYERALEAAPESFEATYNLGNAFYKAERFDKAEQTMRKAAADSLRADGERAEAFYNLGNAQFKQQKYKEALESYKQSLRLNPADQQAKYNYAYTKRLLDDNKDGGGGGDDDKNQDKDQNQDQQQQGGGQDKQDGDRQQDDKGQEGDDQEQQGGDQEQQGDRQQDPSQPDKEGEGDQEGQQQPVPAGISPQEQEQMLDAIQAQEDRTQDKLKEKQGVVVRGTKNW; encoded by the coding sequence ATGTATAAACTCATATACACAGCGGTATTCCTCCTGGCCGCGCTCGGGGCTTCGGCACAGAACATGCCCGAACGCAGCGAGGTGCGGCGCGGCAACCGGCAATACAACAAGGGCAACTACGAGAAGAGCATCGAACGTTACGAGCGGGCGCTGGAGGCCGCACCGGAGTCGTTCGAGGCGACTTACAACCTCGGCAACGCCTTCTACAAGGCCGAACGGTTCGACAAGGCCGAGCAGACCATGCGCAAAGCTGCGGCCGACTCGCTGCGTGCGGACGGGGAGCGTGCCGAAGCGTTCTACAACCTCGGCAACGCCCAGTTCAAGCAGCAGAAATACAAGGAGGCGCTCGAAAGCTACAAACAGTCGCTGCGGCTGAATCCTGCAGACCAGCAGGCCAAGTACAACTACGCCTACACCAAGCGCCTGTTAGACGATAACAAGGACGGCGGCGGTGGCGGCGACGACGACAAGAACCAGGACAAAGACCAGAACCAGGATCAGCAGCAACAGGGCGGCGGACAGGACAAACAGGACGGCGACCGGCAGCAGGACGACAAGGGCCAAGAGGGCGATGACCAGGAGCAGCAGGGCGGCGACCAGGAACAGCAGGGCGACCGGCAGCAGGATCCTTCGCAGCCGGACAAGGAGGGCGAAGGCGACCAGGAGGGGCAGCAGCAGCCCGTTCCGGCAGGTATCTCCCCGCAGGAGCAGGAACAGATGCTCGATGCCATCCAGGCTCAGGAAGACCGCACGCAGGACAAGCTGAAGGAGAAACAGGGCGTCGTCGTCCGGGGAACGAAAAACTGGTAA
- a CDS encoding vWA domain-containing protein, whose product MHFASPYYLWLLTALVPMAGYYVWRTLQGGAAIQISSVDGVVRAPKTIRYYLRHLPFVLRAAAFALLVVALARPQDVERLSHTNTEGIDIMLAIDVSGSMLARDFRPDRITAAKEVAGSFIADRYGDRIGLVAFAGEAFTQSPLTTDQGTLQTLLSRIRSGLIEDGTAIGNGLATAINRLRESEAKSKVIILLTDGVNNRGEIAPQTAAEIAKAQGIRVYTIGVGTEGMAPYPAVDIYGTPTGGTVMAKVEIDEKTLRSIARMTGGEYFRATDKAKLKAIYDQINQLEKSKVEVTEHVTYHEQYLMWALAGLLLLFAEFLFTNLVLKRIP is encoded by the coding sequence ATGCATTTCGCATCACCATACTATCTGTGGCTGCTGACGGCACTCGTACCGATGGCCGGCTACTACGTCTGGCGGACGTTGCAGGGCGGGGCGGCGATACAGATCTCGTCGGTCGACGGTGTCGTGCGCGCCCCGAAGACCATACGTTATTACCTGCGGCACCTGCCGTTCGTGCTGCGTGCGGCGGCATTCGCGCTGCTGGTCGTGGCGCTGGCGCGCCCGCAGGACGTGGAGCGGCTTTCGCACACGAACACCGAGGGCATCGACATCATGCTGGCGATCGACGTCTCGGGCTCGATGCTGGCACGCGACTTCCGGCCCGACCGCATCACGGCGGCCAAGGAGGTGGCCGGATCGTTCATCGCCGACCGCTACGGCGACCGGATCGGACTGGTGGCATTCGCGGGCGAGGCCTTCACGCAGAGCCCCCTGACCACCGACCAGGGGACGTTGCAGACCCTGTTGTCGCGCATCCGCAGCGGCCTGATCGAAGACGGCACGGCGATCGGCAACGGCCTGGCAACGGCAATCAACCGCCTGCGCGAGAGCGAGGCCAAGTCGAAGGTAATCATCCTGCTGACCGACGGCGTGAACAACCGCGGCGAGATCGCACCCCAGACGGCGGCCGAGATCGCCAAGGCGCAGGGTATCCGCGTCTACACGATCGGCGTCGGCACCGAGGGCATGGCGCCCTACCCCGCCGTGGACATCTACGGCACGCCCACGGGCGGCACGGTGATGGCCAAGGTCGAGATCGACGAAAAGACCCTGCGGTCGATCGCCCGGATGACGGGCGGGGAGTATTTCCGCGCCACGGACAAGGCCAAGCTGAAAGCCATTTACGACCAGATCAACCAACTGGAAAAGAGCAAGGTGGAGGTTACGGAACACGTCACCTACCACGAACAGTACCTCATGTGGGCGCTGGCGGGACTGCTGCTGCTGTTCGCAGAGTTCCTGTTCACGAACCTGGTGCTCAAACGGATACCCTGA
- a CDS encoding AAA family ATPase, translated as MSEVINIKELNERIERESVFVDTLRTEMGKVIVGQSHLVDTLLIGLLSNGHILLEGVPGLAKTLAITTLAKAVDAEFSRIQFTPDLLPADLIGTLIYSQKNEEFVVKKGPVFANFVLADEINRSPAKVQSALLEAMQERQVTIGDQTYPLPQPFLVLATQNPLEQEGTYPLPEAQVDRFMLKAKISYPKKQEERDIVRMNLSGAGMPQVNKVISPEDIIKARKVVEDVYMDEKIEKYIIDIIFATREPAEYNLQKLQNLIAYGGSPRASISLAKAARAYAFIRRRGYVIPEDVRAVCHDVLRHRIGLTYEAEAENITSEEIITDILNNVIVP; from the coding sequence ATGAGCGAAGTCATCAACATCAAAGAACTCAACGAGCGGATCGAACGCGAATCGGTATTCGTCGATACGCTCCGCACGGAAATGGGCAAGGTCATCGTGGGGCAGAGCCATCTGGTCGACACGCTGCTGATCGGGCTGCTGTCGAACGGACACATCCTGCTGGAAGGCGTGCCCGGACTGGCCAAGACGCTGGCCATCACCACGCTGGCAAAAGCCGTGGATGCCGAATTCTCGCGTATACAGTTCACCCCCGACCTGCTGCCGGCCGACCTGATCGGTACGCTGATCTACTCGCAAAAGAACGAGGAGTTCGTGGTCAAGAAAGGCCCCGTGTTCGCCAACTTCGTGCTGGCGGACGAGATCAACCGCTCCCCGGCCAAGGTGCAGTCGGCACTGCTCGAAGCCATGCAGGAGCGGCAGGTGACCATCGGCGACCAGACCTACCCGCTGCCGCAGCCGTTCCTGGTGCTGGCCACGCAGAACCCCCTGGAGCAGGAGGGTACCTACCCGCTGCCCGAGGCGCAGGTCGACCGATTCATGCTCAAGGCCAAGATCTCCTACCCCAAGAAGCAGGAGGAGCGCGACATCGTGCGCATGAACCTCTCGGGCGCTGGCATGCCTCAGGTCAACAAGGTCATCTCGCCCGAGGACATCATCAAGGCCCGCAAGGTCGTGGAGGACGTCTACATGGACGAGAAGATCGAGAAATACATCATCGACATCATCTTCGCCACGCGCGAGCCGGCGGAATACAACCTGCAGAAACTGCAGAACCTGATCGCATACGGAGGTTCGCCCCGTGCGTCGATCTCGCTGGCGAAGGCCGCACGCGCCTACGCCTTCATCCGCCGCCGCGGCTATGTCATCCCCGAGGACGTGCGCGCCGTCTGCCACGACGTGCTGCGCCACCGCATCGGCCTGACGTACGAGGCCGAAGCCGAAAACATCACCTCGGAAGAGATCATCACCGACATCCTCAACAACGTAATCGTACCCTAA